The sequence below is a genomic window from Polyangiaceae bacterium.
CCGGAGGTGGTAGAGCGGGTCGTTACTGCGCTGGCGGCAGATCTCGAGAGCGGAGCATGGCAGGCAAAGCACGGCTACTTGCGCGATCTCGACGAGTACGACGCAGGCCTACGCCTGGTCGTTTCAGGTTGATGGTTCGTCGCGATTCCCGTAGCTGACGAAGGGCCCACGCACGCTCGCTTGCGTCAAGAAAAACAAATGCGGATCTGGGGTGATTGACGGTGCTTCCGCGCGTCCTTCTTCGGTGTGGTGTTCGCCACGCGGTGCTCGGACGACGCGAACCGGCCGGACTTGGCCACGTCCGACGCGCTCGTGCGCTGGAGCCCAACGCCGGATGGCTCTGTTCACTTCGGTTTGCCGACTTCAACCTCGTGTCTCAAGGTTCCGAACCACGCAACGGCGAACGGCACTGCGCTCAGTGTAGGCACCTGTGACACGACGCCGTCGAAGGACGTCTTCGCGTTCAACAACAACGGCGAGATCACCTACACGCGCAACGGCGTCACCAAGTGCGTCGACATGCAAGGGCCGACGGAGGCGCAGTGGCTGGCCGGCAACAGCGCGCCGAACACCGGCGCCACCATTCAGCTGTGGTCTTGCGCAGGAGTGCTCGGCCAGAAGTGGAACGTCACCGGGCCTGTCACCCACACGTCCAGCTCGAAGTGCCTCGACTGGGGCGGCGACCTGACGAACGGCACGCCCTACGGCACCACCTGCAACGGTCTCGCCTACCAGAACTGGGACTACTACTGGAAGACGGACATTTGAGGCTCCGGGCGGCGCGAGCACCGCGCTTCGCGCCGCCCGCCCGCGTTCGGGCATGCTTCGAAAGGACGGCTCCCGGTTCGGTCCTGACCGCAGAACGAGAGCTACTTCGGCGCATCACGAGCTGCGGCGAGTGCTACCCTTTCGTGCAGATTGATTGGGGGCTGCGCAGCGCGGATTGGTGGGACGATGAAGCTGAGCTCACAGGAGGCCCAACGCCTCGTCGACCTCGTCGCGCAAGCTCAAACTCGCGAAGCTGCCGTCGAAGCTGCCGGGACTGCGTTCTCGTTTCTCGTTGGACAACTGCACGCTCTAGCGGACAGTGCCAATGGCTATCCCAGAAACCCAATCGAGGGCCGCGTTTGGAAGGAGGGCTGCCGCCTCGCTTCCATCTGCGACCAGTTTGCCGACGCCGCGGCCCACTGGAACCAGCGGCGGGGGGAAGAGCAAGCGACCCGTCTCGCCGCGTCGATGGCAATGCAGGTCGTGGCCCACTATCCGGAAGAGATCTTTCCCCGAGTTCTTCGCAACGCAAAGTGCTGCGAGGCGCTCGAAATGACGACCGACGCGGCGGAA
It includes:
- a CDS encoding RICIN domain-containing protein; translated protein: MPTSTSCLKVPNHATANGTALSVGTCDTTPSKDVFAFNNNGEITYTRNGVTKCVDMQGPTEAQWLAGNSAPNTGATIQLWSCAGVLGQKWNVTGPVTHTSSSKCLDWGGDLTNGTPYGTTCNGLAYQNWDYYWKTDI